One part of the Gadus macrocephalus chromosome 8, ASM3116895v1 genome encodes these proteins:
- the LOC132462868 gene encoding band 4.1-like protein 3 isoform X6: MQCKVTLLDGSDYNITVEKRAKGHILLDKICDHLNLLEKDYFGITYRDVENQKNWIDPTKEMKKQIRTGPWNFAFNVKFYPPDPALLSEDITRYFLCLQLRDDVVSGRLPCSFATHTMLGSFTVQSELGDYDPEEQGSDYISELRFAPNQTKELEEKVMEMHKSYKGMTPAEAEIRFLENAKKLSMYGVDLHHAKLVGSLSECLAEAEAEDSEGVEIMLGVCASGLLIYRDRLRINRFAWPKVLKISYKRNNFYIKIRPGEFEQFESTIGFKLPNHRAAKRLWKVCVEHHTFFRLVSPEAPPKKFLGLGSKFRYSGRTQAQTRRASSQIIRPAPLFERSASKRYNMSRSLDGAPIMENHETLMKDHTADRVAKADIITTVTPEKKAEEEREEREDGQADATATAEATPTTPLRHDTKRCAYSSDPLRSELSLPSSPVSSAKVRRRRRRETLTRQRASSVSPAGGAGRRRRQARADRAAALLEEQVLLLSARKQRLGELGKGAGRRGGGGTLFSFSLHLPDVMSFLDEDGYISFPDLAELRFLPECAHHFLPIKSPSLIPCFLFIFFFLLSTSFSVPYALTLSFPLALCLCYLEPKAASLTASIAQGFNDSSEEEEEDETDSEQTDFAFDGETTATESEAEDDYEMRTQYSFIRRVKGENVFIKHSNLMLEDTDASADLGKHQINISELKRSFLETGDAGMAGAGATEWEKRLSSSPARSLRADEPPMIEPLLLPQDTNGEEPSADQTKMEPEAKDEAVRYLVKLVADGYGTDGATSSGPHGMSLSTTMDDDVFTDATTLRGEEEEEEEEGAHKTTPDSQGEASERSVVKVSPGTVRQEVSQAIIDKKGTLIILREAEDDKMAAAEKMAAAEKMAAGDITKAAEPPAGETEDVAENEVPSASDEEDGGVPATEKEEAYAGRGVILGPGDAPALKIESRRIEVTQLKGVSSPTRAKASWVSEVVKTVERSEFTSMSAKEGEQWAEFKAGAPKDVFLFQSAQEVKPGGGLATALSAVNELSAVTAALSTVTEPSKAPELSKVTEMTPVTELTKVTEMTAVTELSKVTEVTELSKVMELSKVTEMAEVTKRSEVTELTTVTTELSATGLDVSTLGWTSSSPSPVLLKVSEEPKPEENGDAAAATDATPADSTSSESATLQEEPAPKDSPVVHTETKTTTYESAEGDTNGDVDPGVLLSAQTITSETSSTTTTTHITKMVKGGISETRIEKRIVITGDTDIDHDEALAQAIKEAKEQHPDMSVTKVVVHKETEITPDEGED, encoded by the exons AACTGGATAGACCCCACCAAGGAGATGAAGAAACAGATCAGAA CTGGACCCTGGAACTTTGCTTTTAACGTGAAGTTCTATCCCCCCGACCCCGCCCTACTGTCCGAGGACATCACACG cTACTTCCTGTGTCTGCAGCTGAGGGACGACGTGGTGTCCGGCCGGCTGCCATGCTCCTTCGCCACCCACACCATGCTGGGCTCCTTCACGGTGCAGTCGGAGCTCGGCGACTACGACCCCGAGGAGCAGGGCAGCGACTACATCAGCGAGCTGCGCTTCGCCCCCAACCAGaccaaggagctggaggagaaggtcaTGGAGATGCACAAGAGCTACAA AGGTATGACACCCGCAGAGGCTGAAATCCGCTTCCTGGAAAACGCCAAGAAGCTGTCGATGTATGGCGTGGACCTCCACCATGCCAAG TTGGTAGGGAGTCTCTCTGAGTGCTTGGCTGAAGCCGAGGCAGAG GACTCGGAGGGTGTGGAGATCATGCTGGGTGTGTGCGCCAGCGGCCTTCTCATCTACCGCGACCGCCTCCGGATCAACCGCTTTGCCTGGCCCAAGGTCCTCAAGATCTCCTACAAGAggaacaacttctacatcaaaATACGCCCGGGAGAG TTCGAGCAGTTTGAGAGCACAATCGGCTTCAAGCTGCCCAACCACCGCGCAGCCAAGAGGCTGTGGAAGGTGTGCGTGGAGCATCACACATTCTTCAG GCTGGTGTCCCCCGAGGCCCCCCCCAAGAAGTTCCTGGGCCTGGGCTCCAAGTTCCGGTACAGCGGGCGCACCCAGGCCCAAACCCGACGGGCCAGCTCCCAGATCATCCGGCCCGCGCCCTTGTTTGAGCGCTCGGCCAGCAAGCGCTACAACATGTCCCGCAGCCTGGATGGAG ctcccATCATGGAGAACCACGAGACCCTGATGAAGGACCACACCGCCGACCGCGTGGCCAAGGCAGACATCATCACCACGGTAACGCCGGAGaagaaggcagaggaggagcgggaagaGCGAGAGGACGGCCAGGCCGACGCCACGGCGACGGCggaggccacgcccaccacTCCGCTGAGACACGACACAAAG cgCTGCGCGTACTCCTCCGACCCCCTGCGCTCGGAGCTCTCGCTGCCCTCCTCGCCCGTGTCCTCCGCCAaagtgcggcggcggcggcggcgggagacgCTGAcccggcagcgcgcctcgtccGTCAGCCCGGCGGGCGGcgccgggcggcggcggcggcaggccCGCGCCGACCGGGCGGCGGCCCTGCTGGAGGagcaggtgctgctgctgtcggCCCGCAAGCAGCGCCTGGGCGAGCTGGGCAAGGGGGCGgggcggcgcggcggcggcggcacgcTCTTCTCCTTCTCGCTGCACCTGCCCGACGTCATGTCCTTCCTGGACGAGGACGGCTACATCAGCTTCCCCGACCTGGCGGAGCTGCGCTTCCTGCCCGAGTGCGCGCACCACTTCCTGCCCATCAAGTCGCCCTCGCTCATCCCCtgcttcctcttcatcttcttcttcctgcTGTCCACGTCCTTCTCGGTGCCGTACGCCCTCACGCTCTCCTTCCCGCTGGCCCTGTGCCTCTGCTACCTGGAGCCCAAGGCGGCCTCGCTGACGGCCTCCATAGCGCAGGGATTCAATGACAgctcagaggaagaggaggaggatgag ACCGACAGCGAGCAAACCGACTTTGCGTTTGACGGGGAGACGACTGCCACGGAG TCGGAGGCAGAGGATGACTATGAGATGCGGACCCAG TATAGCTTCATAAGGCGCGTGAAGGGGGAAAACGTTTTTATCAAGCACAGTAATCTGATGCTAGAG GACACAGACGCGTCGGCCGACCTCGGCAAGCACCAGATCAACATCAGCGAGCTGAAGCGCTCCTTCCTGGAGACGGGCGACGCCGGTATGGCGGGCGCCGGAGCCACGGAGTGGGAGAAGCGGCTCTCCTCGTCCCCCGCCCGCTCGCTCCGGGCGGACGAGCCGCCCATGATcgagcccctcctcctcccccaggac acCAATGGAGAGGAGCCGTCCGCAGACCAGACCAAGATGGAGCCAGAGGCCAAAGATGAG GCGGTGCGCTACTTGGTCAAACTGGTGGCGGACGGCTACGGCACGGACGGGGCCACGTCCTCGGGGCCCCACGGCATGAGCCTGTCCACCACCATGGACGACGACGTGTTCACCGACGCCACCACCctgcggggggaggaggaggaggaggaggaggagggcgcaCACAAGACCACGCCCGACTCCCAGGGCGAGGCGTCGGAGCGGTCGGTGGTGAAGGTCAGCCCCGGCACCGTGCGGCAGGAGGTGTCCCAGGCCATCATCGACAAGAAGGGCACCCTCATCATCCTCAGGGAGGCCGAGGACgacaagatggccgccgccgAGAAGATGGCCGCCGCCGAGAAGATGGCCGCCGGCGACATCACCAAGGCGGCCGAGCCTCCGGCCGGGGAAACGGAAGACGTTGCCGAAAACGAGGTCCCCTCGGCCTCCGACGAGGAAGACGGCGGCGTTCCCGccacggagaaggaggaggcgtacGCCGGCCGGGGCGTGATCCTGGGCCCGGGCGACGCCCCCGCCCTGAAGATTGAGAGCCGGCGCATCGAGGTGACGCAGCTCAAGGGGGTGTCCTCGCCCACCCGGGCCAAGGCCTCCTGGGTGTCCGAGGTGGTGAAGACGGTGgagaggtcagagttcaccagCATGTCGGCGAAGGAAGGCGAGCAGTGGGCGGAGTTCAAGGCTGGCGCGCCAAAGGACGTCTTCCTGTTCCAGAGCGCCCAGGAGGTCAAGCCCGGAGGCGGCCTCGCCACCGCACTGTCCGCAGTCAACGAGCTGTCCGCTGTCACCGCCGCTCTGTCCACCGTCACAGAGCCGTCAAAGGCCCCCGAGCTGTCAAAGGTCACCGAGATGACCCCAGTCACCGAGCTGACAAAGGTCACCGAGATGACCGCAGTCACAGAGCTGTCAAAGGTCACCGAGGTCACCGAGCTGTCAAAGGTCATGGAGCTGTCAAAGGTCACCGAGATGGCCGAGGTCACCAAGCGATCCGAAGTCACCGAGCTGACCACGGTCACCACCGAGCTGTCGGCCACCGGCCTAGACGTG TCCACCCTGGGatggacctcctcctccccgagcCCCGTCCTCCTCAAG GTGTCCGAAGAGCCCAAGCCGGAGGAGAACGGTGACGCCGCCGCGGCGACGGACGCCACGCCGGCTGATTCAACG AGTTCGGAGTCGGCCACGCTACAGGAGGAGCCGGCCCCCAAGGACTCCCCGGTGGTCCACACGGAAACCAAGACCACCACCTACGAGTCCGCCGAG GGAGACACCAACGGTGACGTGGACCCTGGAGTGTTGCTGAGCGCCCAGACCATCACCTCAGAGACCAGCAGCACCAcgacaaccacacacatcacTAAG
- the LOC132462868 gene encoding protein 4.1-like isoform X5 has protein sequence MQCKVTLLDGSDYNITVEKRAKGHILLDKICDHLNLLEKDYFGITYRDVENQKNWIDPTKEMKKQIRTGPWNFAFNVKFYPPDPALLSEDITRYFLCLQLRDDVVSGRLPCSFATHTMLGSFTVQSELGDYDPEEQGSDYISELRFAPNQTKELEEKVMEMHKSYKGMTPAEAEIRFLENAKKLSMYGVDLHHAKDSEGVEIMLGVCASGLLIYRDRLRINRFAWPKVLKISYKRNNFYIKIRPGEFEQFESTIGFKLPNHRAAKRLWKVCVEHHTFFRLVSPEAPPKKFLGLGSKFRYSGRTQAQTRRASSQIIRPAPLFERSASKRYNMSRSLDGAPIMENHETLMKDHTADRVAKADIITTVTPEKKAEEEREEREDGQADATATAEATPTTPLRHDTKTDSEQTDFAFDGETTATESEAEDDYEMRTQYSFIRRVKGENVFIKHSNLMLEDTDASADLGKHQINISELKRSFLETGDAGMAGAGATEWEKRLSSSPARSLRADEPPMIEPLLLPQDTNGEEPSADQTKMEPEAKDEAVRYLVKLVADGYGTDGATSSGPHGMSLSTTMDDDVFTDATTLRGEEEEEEEEGAHKTTPDSQGEASERSVVKVSPGTVRQEVSQAIIDKKGTLIILREAEDDKMAAAEKMAAAEKMAAGDITKAAEPPAGETEDVAENEVPSASDEEDGGVPATEKEEAYAGRGVILGPGDAPALKIESRRIEVTQLKGVSSPTRAKASWVSEVVKTVERSEFTSMSAKEGEQWAEFKAGAPKDVFLFQSAQEVKPGGGLATALSAVNELSAVTAALSTVTEPSKAPELSKVTEMTPVTELTKVTEMTAVTELSKVTEVTELSKVMELSKVTEMAEVTKRSEVTELTTVTTELSATGLDVSTLGWTSSSPSPVLLKVSEEPKPEENGDAAAATDATPADSTSSESATLQEEPAPKDSPVVHTETKTTTYESAEGDTNGDVDPGVLLSAQTITSETSSTTTTTHITKMVKGGISETRIEKRIVITGDTDIDHDEE, from the exons AACTGGATAGACCCCACCAAGGAGATGAAGAAACAGATCAGAA CTGGACCCTGGAACTTTGCTTTTAACGTGAAGTTCTATCCCCCCGACCCCGCCCTACTGTCCGAGGACATCACACG cTACTTCCTGTGTCTGCAGCTGAGGGACGACGTGGTGTCCGGCCGGCTGCCATGCTCCTTCGCCACCCACACCATGCTGGGCTCCTTCACGGTGCAGTCGGAGCTCGGCGACTACGACCCCGAGGAGCAGGGCAGCGACTACATCAGCGAGCTGCGCTTCGCCCCCAACCAGaccaaggagctggaggagaaggtcaTGGAGATGCACAAGAGCTACAA AGGTATGACACCCGCAGAGGCTGAAATCCGCTTCCTGGAAAACGCCAAGAAGCTGTCGATGTATGGCGTGGACCTCCACCATGCCAAG GACTCGGAGGGTGTGGAGATCATGCTGGGTGTGTGCGCCAGCGGCCTTCTCATCTACCGCGACCGCCTCCGGATCAACCGCTTTGCCTGGCCCAAGGTCCTCAAGATCTCCTACAAGAggaacaacttctacatcaaaATACGCCCGGGAGAG TTCGAGCAGTTTGAGAGCACAATCGGCTTCAAGCTGCCCAACCACCGCGCAGCCAAGAGGCTGTGGAAGGTGTGCGTGGAGCATCACACATTCTTCAG GCTGGTGTCCCCCGAGGCCCCCCCCAAGAAGTTCCTGGGCCTGGGCTCCAAGTTCCGGTACAGCGGGCGCACCCAGGCCCAAACCCGACGGGCCAGCTCCCAGATCATCCGGCCCGCGCCCTTGTTTGAGCGCTCGGCCAGCAAGCGCTACAACATGTCCCGCAGCCTGGATGGAG ctcccATCATGGAGAACCACGAGACCCTGATGAAGGACCACACCGCCGACCGCGTGGCCAAGGCAGACATCATCACCACGGTAACGCCGGAGaagaaggcagaggaggagcgggaagaGCGAGAGGACGGCCAGGCCGACGCCACGGCGACGGCggaggccacgcccaccacTCCGCTGAGACACGACACAAAG ACCGACAGCGAGCAAACCGACTTTGCGTTTGACGGGGAGACGACTGCCACGGAG TCGGAGGCAGAGGATGACTATGAGATGCGGACCCAG TATAGCTTCATAAGGCGCGTGAAGGGGGAAAACGTTTTTATCAAGCACAGTAATCTGATGCTAGAG GACACAGACGCGTCGGCCGACCTCGGCAAGCACCAGATCAACATCAGCGAGCTGAAGCGCTCCTTCCTGGAGACGGGCGACGCCGGTATGGCGGGCGCCGGAGCCACGGAGTGGGAGAAGCGGCTCTCCTCGTCCCCCGCCCGCTCGCTCCGGGCGGACGAGCCGCCCATGATcgagcccctcctcctcccccaggac acCAATGGAGAGGAGCCGTCCGCAGACCAGACCAAGATGGAGCCAGAGGCCAAAGATGAG GCGGTGCGCTACTTGGTCAAACTGGTGGCGGACGGCTACGGCACGGACGGGGCCACGTCCTCGGGGCCCCACGGCATGAGCCTGTCCACCACCATGGACGACGACGTGTTCACCGACGCCACCACCctgcggggggaggaggaggaggaggaggaggagggcgcaCACAAGACCACGCCCGACTCCCAGGGCGAGGCGTCGGAGCGGTCGGTGGTGAAGGTCAGCCCCGGCACCGTGCGGCAGGAGGTGTCCCAGGCCATCATCGACAAGAAGGGCACCCTCATCATCCTCAGGGAGGCCGAGGACgacaagatggccgccgccgAGAAGATGGCCGCCGCCGAGAAGATGGCCGCCGGCGACATCACCAAGGCGGCCGAGCCTCCGGCCGGGGAAACGGAAGACGTTGCCGAAAACGAGGTCCCCTCGGCCTCCGACGAGGAAGACGGCGGCGTTCCCGccacggagaaggaggaggcgtacGCCGGCCGGGGCGTGATCCTGGGCCCGGGCGACGCCCCCGCCCTGAAGATTGAGAGCCGGCGCATCGAGGTGACGCAGCTCAAGGGGGTGTCCTCGCCCACCCGGGCCAAGGCCTCCTGGGTGTCCGAGGTGGTGAAGACGGTGgagaggtcagagttcaccagCATGTCGGCGAAGGAAGGCGAGCAGTGGGCGGAGTTCAAGGCTGGCGCGCCAAAGGACGTCTTCCTGTTCCAGAGCGCCCAGGAGGTCAAGCCCGGAGGCGGCCTCGCCACCGCACTGTCCGCAGTCAACGAGCTGTCCGCTGTCACCGCCGCTCTGTCCACCGTCACAGAGCCGTCAAAGGCCCCCGAGCTGTCAAAGGTCACCGAGATGACCCCAGTCACCGAGCTGACAAAGGTCACCGAGATGACCGCAGTCACAGAGCTGTCAAAGGTCACCGAGGTCACCGAGCTGTCAAAGGTCATGGAGCTGTCAAAGGTCACCGAGATGGCCGAGGTCACCAAGCGATCCGAAGTCACCGAGCTGACCACGGTCACCACCGAGCTGTCGGCCACCGGCCTAGACGTG TCCACCCTGGGatggacctcctcctccccgagcCCCGTCCTCCTCAAG GTGTCCGAAGAGCCCAAGCCGGAGGAGAACGGTGACGCCGCCGCGGCGACGGACGCCACGCCGGCTGATTCAACG AGTTCGGAGTCGGCCACGCTACAGGAGGAGCCGGCCCCCAAGGACTCCCCGGTGGTCCACACGGAAACCAAGACCACCACCTACGAGTCCGCCGAG GGAGACACCAACGGTGACGTGGACCCTGGAGTGTTGCTGAGCGCCCAGACCATCACCTCAGAGACCAGCAGCACCAcgacaaccacacacatcacTAAG